In a genomic window of Acidilobus saccharovorans 345-15:
- a CDS encoding DNA-directed RNA polymerase subunit G — protein MVSLSLEVKDVQPSKLEGVKIARAEGQSETVTFDVIESIYTVNSGDKIEIVIDESKPNDLDSFEFCGHGYLAADESKGFTLLSLWGILFKFAPPLGLKADTKYYLCMRRVKG, from the coding sequence ATGGTAAGCCTGAGCCTGGAGGTCAAGGACGTTCAGCCCTCAAAGCTCGAGGGCGTTAAGATAGCCAGGGCTGAGGGGCAGAGCGAGACGGTGACTTTTGACGTAATTGAGAGCATCTACACGGTGAACTCTGGGGATAAGATAGAGATTGTCATAGATGAGAGCAAGCCCAACGACCTTGACTCTTTCGAGTTCTGCGGCCACGGGTACCTGGCCGCGGACGAAAGTAAAGGATTCACGCTTCTGTCGCTGTGGGGCATACTCTTCAAGTTTGCGCCTCCCCTAGGACTTAAGGCCGATACTAAGTACTACCTCTGCATGAGGAGAGTCAAGGGCTAA